One window of Vanessa cardui chromosome 5, ilVanCard2.1, whole genome shotgun sequence genomic DNA carries:
- the LOC124529658 gene encoding uridine 5'-monophosphate synthase, whose amino-acid sequence MVTDSKLEELAISLYKIDAVKFGEFMTKSGIKTPVYFDLRVIVSYPDVMDMISVLLYECALKDKKCDHVCGVPYTALPIATLISVKTKTSMLMRRKEAKSYGTKKVIEGHYKQGDSCLIIEDVVTSGSSVLETVTDLRREGLKAEEVVVILDREQGGKQNLAINNVQMKSLFTMTELIDILVKNNKITEEIGKDVINYLKNVQAPQSVPEFERILLPYEKRAEVATNAIAKQLFNIMAIKKTNLCLSVDLTSSTKILDLLEKVGEHVCLVKTHIDIIEDFTSDFIVRLKQLAQTYNFLILEDRKYADIGNTVSLQYSKGLYKVGEWADCVTAHSLPGEGILKALNNSTNGLSRGVFLLAEMSSEGNLITKDYTETTVKMAAKYPDIITGFVCQKKDTFKDPGVIQLTPGVQLESSKDELGQVYNTPEKVILENGADVVVVGRGIVAAKNPVSEAIIYKDTLWRCYTKRVSGKME is encoded by the exons ATGGTTACCGATAGTAAATTAGAAGAGTTAGCCATCAGCTTATACAAAATAGATGCGGTAAAGTTTGGTGAATTCATGACTAAAAGTGGAATAAAAACGCCAGTTTATTTCGACTTAAGAGTTATTGTGAGCTATCCGGATGTAatg GATATGATATCTGTTTTACTGTACGAATGTGCGCTAAAAGATAAGAAATGTGATCATGTTTGTGGGGTTCCGTACACGGCTTTACCAATAGCAACTTTGATTAGTGTGAAAACGAAGACATCCATGTTAATGAGAAGGAAAGAAGCTAAGTCTTATGGCACAAAGAAGGTCATAGAAGGTCACTACAAACAAGGTGACTCTTGTCTTATTATTGAAGATGTTGTTACTTCTGGGTCGAGTGTACTGGAAACTGTCACTGATTTAAGAAGAGAAGGTTTAAAGGCCGAGGAAGTAGTCGTAATCCTTGACAGGGAACAAGGTGGAAAGCAAAATTTGGCCATAAACAATGTTCAAATGAAGTCTCTATTCACTATGActgaattaattgatatattagtgaagaacaataaaataactgaaGAAATTGGTAAAGATGTAATAAATTACTTGAAAAATGTTCAAGCTCCTCAGTCAG TTCCTGAATTTGAAAGAATATTGCTTCCTTATGAAAAAAGAGCAGAGGTAGCCACAAATGCCATTGCCAAgcaattatttaacataatggctataaaaaaaaccaatcTATGTTTATCCGTCGATCTTACATCCTCTACTAAGATTCTTGATCTTTTGGAGAAAGTTGGTGAACATGTGTGCTTAGTGAAGACACATATTGACATAATAGAAGATTTTACTAGTGACTTTATAGTACGCCTAAAGCAGTTGGCACAaacatataactttttaattttggaagATAGAAAGTATGCTGATATTGGCAACACAGTGTCTTTGCAATATTCCAAAGGCTTATATAAAGTTGGAGAATGGGCTGATTGTGTGACGGCACATTCCCTGCCTGGTGAGGGTATCTTGAAAGCCCTTAATAATTCTACTAATGGTCTCAGTAGAGGAGTTTTCTTATTAGCTGAGATGAGTAGTGAG GGCAACCTCATTACAAAAGACTACACCGAGACAACTGTGAAAATGGCAGCTAAATACCCTGACATCATCACAGGATTTGTCTGTCAGAAAAAGGATACATTTAAGGATCCAGGAGTTATTCAACTCACACCTGGTGTACAACTAGAAAGTTCTAAGGATGAACTTGGCCAAGTTTATAACACACCAGAGaaagttattttggaaaatggtgcagatgttgttgttgttggtaggGGCATTGTAGCTGCAAAGAATCCAGTTTCAGAGGCTATTATTTACAAAGATACTCTATGGAGGTGTTACACGAAAAGAGTTTCTGGTAAAATGGAATAA